Below is a genomic region from Candidatus Baltobacteraceae bacterium.
GACCAAACTCTGCAGTTGCGCTGCATTCTGCAATTGCAGTCCCAGGACCACGGTCACCGATTGCGTCGCCGGGACCGCACCGAGATCGGTCGCGTTCACGAGCGACATGACTCCGGTCGCGGTGGCGGCCCATCCGGCCGGTGCGGTAATCGCCTGCGCTCGTGCGGACTTTGTTCCCATCGAACTGGATTGTGCGGCCGCGCCGCCTTGGGGTACGACCGATGCGCCATGTTGCCCCGAGCAAGCAACCGTAGCGACGCTGATCGCGAGTGCGAGGGCCGCGAACTTCTTCATTATGTGCATCCTCCTGCACACTGAAGATAGGGCCGGCGTGTAGCACCGGCCCATACCCAAAACTTGGTAGAGAGGTCCCGATTTAGCTCAGGTCTTCGTCAGCTCAGCCCTCATTTGCCATAGCAAACTTCGGACTTCGCTTCCTCAACCCGAGCTAAATCTGAACCTCTCTAGTCTAGAAGGCTGCGAGGCCGTCAGGCGAGCCCAAGCCGGTGTACGTTCCGTACGCGGCGCCGTCGATGCGATGCAGACTGGCTGCGTGCGCGTACGTGTAGGGTGCCTGCTTGCCGTTGTCCGCGAGCGCGTACGCAGCGGCCACGATCGGTGCGCCGACACTGGTGCCGCCCGCAACGAGCCATCCGCCCGCAAGCGAGTCGTAGATCGAAACCCCGGTTTGCGGATCCGCGACCGCGGCAACGTCGACTGCGCTGCGGGTGGTGCATCCGGTAAGACCATCCTGCCAGCGTACGCGCGGCTCGTAGGCGCTGCAGCCGTGACCGCTATAGGTCCAGGGCACTTCGACCCCGTTCTGCAGCGACGTTCCACCGACGGCAATGACGTCGGGTGAAGCGGCCGGATACGACGGGTAATTCTGATCGCCCGAACTCGCGGTCATGAGCACGCCCGCATGATCGTAGTGCGCATCCTCGCTCGTCTCACCATTCCATTCGGCGCTGTAGTAGCTGTTGCTGACGACGCGCGCACCGCTTGCGGCCGCGGTGTCGGCCGCAGCACCTAGATCTTCGATCGAGGGTGAATTGGCTTCTACCAAGAGAATCGGGCAGTTCGGGCAGATTGCCGAAACCATGTCGAGATCGAGTGAAATTTCTTCCGACCAGGCGGAATTCGCGCTCGGATAGGCGCCCTGCGTTCCGCTCTGGTTGACGCGCGTGAAGCATCCGCTTGCGCTCGTGCATGCCGGCAGCCCGTATGCGGCACGATAGACGCTCATGTCGGCCTCGGCGCTCGGATCGTCGTAGGCATCGACGAGCGCGATTCGCTCGCCCGCTGCCTGAACGGGTAGGGCATAAAGGCTTTCCAGGTCCGAAGGATGCAAGCCGGGGATCATCGAGGCCGGTGTGTTCGGCGATTCGATCGGTGCGATGTTGATGTTGATCGCGACGCCGCAGCTCGCCGTTCCCGCCGCGATGTCGGGTGCGCACGCCATCTGCGCTCCGGGTAATGCGGTTCCCGAGTCCCCCGGTAACGCCGTTCCCGAATCGCCAGGCAACTCGGTGCCGCCGTCCAGCGGGCGAGCACTCGATTGCGAGGCTCGGTAGAGCGGCGGTTGCGTACCCTGCATCTGAGCACCGCACGCGGTGATCAGGCTGCTGCAAACCAGGATGGCAAGCGTTCGTCGCATCGGTGGCTAGCTCTTTACCCACCCCGACCGGAGCGCTAACGTCACCGCTTCGCGCCGGCCGCGGCAATTCAATTTGCGGCAGATCGAGCGAATATGCGTGTCGATCGTTTGCGCGCTGCGCCCGCTTTCGGCGGCAATTTCCTTTGAGCTGGCACCGCGCGCGAGTTCCACCAAGATCGTGCGTTCGGCGAAGGTGAGCATGGTGTAGTTGCATGCTTCGGGTGCGGCGAACGGCAACGCGGAGAGAAGCCGGGCGATGCCGCCGAAATGATGTGCGCGCAAACGTTCGAGGCCGGCTTCGAATGCGGCCGGCTCGTTCTCACCCAGCGTACGGCGGTAAAGAACGCCCAACACTTGCGCGAGTGCGCGCAGATGGCGCGAACGAGGAGGCAAGATGCGTTCTGCTTCGGCGATCGTGCGGTACGCCGCCGCGCCGCGTCCGCGTAAGAGATCGCATAAGGCAAGCATCAGCTTGGTCCGAGCCACCCGCCGCGCCGTGCCGGTGTCGGTCTCGAGAAGCTGCTGCGCTTCGCGCATCCGCGCCTCGCCCTCCCCCGCGCGGCCGGAGGCGAGCGCATAGAGCGCGATCTCCGCGGCGCGCAGGGCTTTCCGATCGCTTCCGGTTTGATGTTCCACGGTACCGGCGAGCGTCCGGTACGCAGCGTCGAACTCGCCCTCCCAGGCCTTGCGCAGCGCGAGGGCCGGCAAGAGCGCTTCCTCGCGCGTCTGGGGCAGCGGCACCATCATTTGGGCGATCTCGGTCTCGAGTTGTTCGATGCCGGCGTCGTTGCCGCGATCGACCTCGATATCGTATGACACAAAAAGGCCATAGAGGCGCGTTTGCTGACTTGCGCTCTTGCGCGCGGATTCGATCAAGCGATCCAAAATGGCGAGGCTTTCGATCGGGTCGTCTTCGTCGTCATAGACGATCACGTAGAGCACGCTATAGGCACGGGCGGCAACATCGTAGAGTCCACGCGCTTGGGCGAGATCGATCGCAATTTTCGCAAATTTCCACGCGTCGCCGCGCGCCGGCAAGAGGTGATGAACGAAGGCCGCCTGCTGATAGAAGCGCGCGCGAGCTTCGTCGCTCACGCTGGCGTCGATGATACTGCTTGCCGCGGCAATCGTCTTCAAGGCGTCCTCGAGGTGTCCACCACGAGCGAGGGCGGTCGCGTAGGTCCCGAGGATCGGCACGCGCAGCGCGGGCGCGAGCGCCGCGTCGTCGGCATACGGGGAGAGCAGGTCGCCGGCATCGCGGCCGTGGCGGATCAACTCGATTGCGTAGCGATGCACGAGCATCGCGCGGACGCCCGCTTCTCGAGCGCCGTCGATCGCGTCGACGAAGTCGCGCTCGGCCAGTTCAAAGGCGCCTCGCCCCGCTTCGAGCATTGCCTTGAGGCCAACGATCCGTGCGTCGCTGCGCTGGTCGCTCGCGGTCAGCGTGTCCAGCGCAGCTTGGAGTGTTTCGTTTTCGCCGTGCTCGAAAAGCGGAATTCCTTCGCGGACGAGCAGGTCGACGATCTGTTCCCGCGCCTGCGCGCGGGTAAAGAGCGCAAGCGCGCGTGCGTGGTTCCGGTTCAGCTCGAGCAGCGAGCCCGCCCGGATCAGGATTTCGCGGCGATGCCGCGGGTCTTCGCGCGCCAGTTCGTTTTCGAGAAAATCGCGAAAGAGGTCGTGGTAGCGATAGACGCCGGCCGGCTCCTCGCTCAAGAAGCCGGCGCCGCGCTTGAGCTGTGCGAGCAGTTCCGAATCCGCGCCGAGCTTGCTTGCCATCTCGAGATCGAAACTGGGAAGCGCGCTGGTGTTCAGAAGAAACCGCCGCTGTTGCGGATCGAGGCTTGCGTAGATCTGCTCGGTCAGATAGCGGTAGAGCATTTCGCGCGCGCCCGCCGTTGCCGCGCGCAGATCGACCGCGTGACTGCGCGTCCGCAGCGCGATGTTCAGCGCGACGGGCCAACCGGCTACGAGCTCTCGCAGCGCTTCGATCTCGCTTGGAGCGATTTCGTCGGGCGCCTCGGTAGCCGCGGCCAGCGCCTCTTGCGGCGTAAAGCGCAGGTCGTCCTCGCCGATCGGGACGTCGATGCGTCCGTAGCCGACCCAGCTGGCGACCGGCAGCCCGACGTCGCTGCGCGAGGCGACGATCCACTTGACCCGTCCCGTCGTGCGCTCGATGAGGTCGACGATCAGCGGGACGCAGTTCCGGTCTACCGCGGCGTGATGAAGATCGTCGATCACGACGGTCGCAACGACGCGGCGCAGGTGCTCTGCGAACCAGTCACCGACTTCGGTGAGGGGAGCGCGAGCGTGCGCGAAGCGCTGCTGCATCGCGGGCCAGGTCGCGGCGATGTCGGGCACGAGCGGCTCGAACGCGCCGGCGAGGCCGCGTGCGAAAGCCACCAGCGAGTCGTCCTCGCGTGGAACGTCGTACCGGACGGCATCGAGGCGCGCAGTCGTGAGGTAGTCGCGCAAGGCGACGCTCTTGCCGAAACCCGCCGGGGCAACGATCAACGTCACCGGGAATCGCGCGGCCCGCGCGATGCGTTCGTTGATGCGCGTGCGCATAAGCCCGGCAACCATGCGCTGGTAGTCTTACCCAAAATCCAGCGCAGGACTCCACCGCCCCAGCGTGAGCGAGCGCAGCGAGAGTAGCCGCACGAGGCGGCTGAAGGTTCGGAGCACAGGAAGTGCGACCGGCCGCAGGCCGGCCGAACCGTCCTAGTTATCCGTTTTGGCTTCGCCGCGCGGCAACGAGAACTGGATCAGGGCACGGACGGGCGCGAGACCCCGGCTGACGACCGCGCAGGGCGTGACGCGCAAGCCCAATTCCTCGAGCCGGGCTTTGGCCGCGAGCAGTTCGCG
It encodes:
- a CDS encoding LuxR C-terminal-related transcriptional regulator, translated to MVAGLMRTRINERIARAARFPVTLIVAPAGFGKSVALRDYLTTARLDAVRYDVPREDDSLVAFARGLAGAFEPLVPDIAATWPAMQQRFAHARAPLTEVGDWFAEHLRRVVATVVIDDLHHAAVDRNCVPLIVDLIERTTGRVKWIVASRSDVGLPVASWVGYGRIDVPIGEDDLRFTPQEALAAATEAPDEIAPSEIEALRELVAGWPVALNIALRTRSHAVDLRAATAGAREMLYRYLTEQIYASLDPQQRRFLLNTSALPSFDLEMASKLGADSELLAQLKRGAGFLSEEPAGVYRYHDLFRDFLENELAREDPRHRREILIRAGSLLELNRNHARALALFTRAQAREQIVDLLVREGIPLFEHGENETLQAALDTLTASDQRSDARIVGLKAMLEAGRGAFELAERDFVDAIDGAREAGVRAMLVHRYAIELIRHGRDAGDLLSPYADDAALAPALRVPILGTYATALARGGHLEDALKTIAAASSIIDASVSDEARARFYQQAAFVHHLLPARGDAWKFAKIAIDLAQARGLYDVAARAYSVLYVIVYDDEDDPIESLAILDRLIESARKSASQQTRLYGLFVSYDIEVDRGNDAGIEQLETEIAQMMVPLPQTREEALLPALALRKAWEGEFDAAYRTLAGTVEHQTGSDRKALRAAEIALYALASGRAGEGEARMREAQQLLETDTGTARRVARTKLMLALCDLLRGRGAAAYRTIAEAERILPPRSRHLRALAQVLGVLYRRTLGENEPAAFEAGLERLRAHHFGGIARLLSALPFAAPEACNYTMLTFAERTILVELARGASSKEIAAESGRSAQTIDTHIRSICRKLNCRGRREAVTLALRSGWVKS